A DNA window from Thermosynechococcaceae cyanobacterium Okahandja contains the following coding sequences:
- a CDS encoding YdiU family protein, with protein sequence MPLHAFATLAYEPAFLSLGDEFWDEVQAATFPEHRLRFRNNALLPLMGLDPAAVTDGDFIAAFGKFQGREPFLAMRYHGYQFGEYNPRLGDGRGFLYGQFRGGDGRLYDLGTKGSGTTPYSRGGDGRLTLKGGVREVLASELLHRLGVRTFRSLSLIETGESLWRGDEPSPTRSSVLVRLGRSHIRFGTFERLHYLKRSDLIRQLLDHVIYYYYPHLWGIPDPKERHIQFYRELVSATADLAAQWLAAGFCHGVLNTDNMAITGESFDYGPYRFLERYDLGLTAAYFDYYGRYAYGNQPAICAWNLEKLQAPLACVIPLEAMQAALHTFGDRCRETYLNLMLRRLGWAQLPVERGAPLVEQTQAFLSRSDISYPQFFVTLRQAFSPLWAVDIGHIFQDCATLSAADQALLEPWKATYFNLLQQATPTERAAIPTTLAAANPLVILTRPHIEAIWQAIDTEDDWSLFTATLAALEQ encoded by the coding sequence ATGCCCCTGCACGCCTTTGCCACCCTTGCCTACGAGCCAGCATTTCTCTCTTTGGGGGATGAATTCTGGGATGAGGTACAGGCCGCTACGTTTCCCGAGCACCGACTGCGGTTTCGCAATAATGCCCTATTGCCCTTGATGGGCCTAGACCCGGCGGCGGTGACCGATGGGGACTTTATTGCCGCCTTTGGTAAATTTCAAGGGCGCGAACCGTTTTTGGCGATGCGCTACCACGGTTACCAATTTGGCGAATACAATCCGCGCCTAGGGGATGGCCGCGGCTTTCTCTACGGGCAATTTCGCGGTGGGGATGGCCGCCTCTACGACCTAGGCACTAAAGGGTCTGGCACTACGCCCTACTCCCGCGGCGGCGATGGCCGGTTGACCCTCAAAGGGGGGGTACGGGAGGTACTGGCCAGTGAACTGCTACATCGCTTGGGAGTGCGCACCTTTCGTAGCCTCAGCCTCATTGAAACGGGGGAGTCCCTGTGGCGGGGGGATGAGCCGTCGCCCACCCGCTCCAGTGTCCTTGTGCGGTTAGGCCGATCCCATATTCGCTTTGGAACGTTTGAGCGTTTGCACTACCTGAAGCGCTCTGACCTCATCCGCCAGCTACTGGATCATGTGATTTACTACTACTATCCCCACCTGTGGGGCATCCCTGACCCCAAGGAGCGGCACATCCAGTTTTATCGGGAATTGGTGAGCGCCACAGCAGACTTGGCGGCCCAGTGGTTAGCGGCTGGCTTTTGCCATGGGGTGCTCAATACCGACAACATGGCCATTACGGGTGAGAGTTTTGACTATGGCCCCTACCGCTTCCTAGAGCGCTACGATTTGGGATTGACAGCGGCCTATTTTGATTACTATGGCCGCTATGCCTACGGCAACCAGCCCGCAATTTGTGCGTGGAATTTGGAAAAGTTGCAAGCTCCCTTGGCCTGTGTCATCCCCCTTGAGGCGATGCAGGCGGCGTTACACACCTTTGGCGATCGCTGCCGTGAGACCTATCTGAACCTGATGCTACGCCGTCTGGGCTGGGCGCAGTTGCCAGTGGAGCGGGGTGCCCCCTTAGTGGAGCAAACCCAAGCCTTTCTCAGCCGCAGTGACATCAGTTATCCGCAATTTTTTGTGACCCTGCGGCAGGCCTTTTCCCCCCTATGGGCTGTGGATATAGGCCATATCTTCCAAGACTGTGCCACCCTTTCTGCAGCGGATCAGGCGCTACTTGAACCATGGAAGGCCACCTACTTTAACCTGTTGCAGCAGGCTACGCCCACCGAGCGCGCGGCCATCCCCACAACCCTCGCCGCCGCAAATCCCTTGGTGATTCTTACGCGCCCCCACATTGAAGCCATCTGGCAGGCCATTGATACTGAGGATGATTGGTCGTTGTTCACCGCCACCCTTGCGGCCCTAGAACAATGA
- a CDS encoding lipid-A-disaccharide synthase-related protein, producing the protein MSTPSPHLVCISNGHGEDAIATAILQALQQICPDLEIAALPLVGEGLAYQGCGIPLLQAGANLPSGGFIYMDARQLWRDLRAGLLRLLGQQFQALHHWSRGGGHVLAVGDVVPLLFAYLSGCPYSFVGTAKSDYYLYDAMGHPYRWGAGWAGSDYLPWEQWLLRSRRCVGIFPRDALTTKGLQRLGIPAQDCGNPMLDLVMPPPAPSPFASKTIVLLPGSRAPEAYHNWQQILDGLMPHADQPFVLLAAISPSLDMAVLSSALEPWQTIPSPLAGTWAWQYGQLQLILSQQHFREFLHWADGGIALAGTATEQAVGLGKPVVTVAGAGPQFTRQFARRQQQLLGESVMLLEEAQAAIPTLTHIWQDARKQQQVRANGQARMGHPGAAARIAQVLQQQLTPVRTESR; encoded by the coding sequence ATGAGCACGCCCTCTCCCCATCTGGTGTGTATTAGTAATGGCCATGGTGAAGATGCGATCGCCACCGCCATTTTGCAAGCCTTACAGCAGATCTGCCCTGATCTTGAAATCGCCGCACTGCCGCTGGTGGGAGAAGGACTCGCCTACCAAGGCTGTGGCATTCCCCTCCTGCAAGCGGGAGCCAACCTGCCCTCTGGCGGGTTTATTTATATGGATGCGCGCCAACTCTGGCGAGATTTGCGGGCGGGCTTACTCCGACTCCTTGGGCAGCAGTTCCAAGCCCTACACCACTGGTCGCGCGGCGGGGGTCATGTCTTGGCTGTGGGGGATGTAGTGCCGCTCCTGTTTGCCTACCTGAGTGGCTGTCCCTACAGTTTTGTGGGCACGGCCAAATCCGACTATTACCTTTACGATGCCATGGGGCACCCCTACCGCTGGGGGGCGGGCTGGGCGGGCAGTGATTACCTGCCCTGGGAGCAATGGCTGTTGCGATCGCGCCGCTGTGTGGGGATTTTTCCCCGAGATGCGCTGACCACAAAGGGCTTACAACGCCTCGGCATTCCTGCGCAGGATTGCGGGAACCCCATGCTGGATCTCGTGATGCCACCGCCTGCACCGTCCCCATTTGCCTCTAAGACCATTGTTCTGTTGCCCGGCTCGCGCGCACCGGAAGCCTACCACAACTGGCAGCAGATCTTAGATGGCCTGATGCCCCACGCCGATCAGCCGTTCGTGCTCCTTGCCGCCATTAGTCCAAGCTTAGATATGGCCGTCTTGAGCAGCGCCCTTGAGCCGTGGCAGACCATTCCTAGCCCCCTTGCAGGCACCTGGGCATGGCAGTACGGCCAACTGCAACTGATTCTGAGTCAGCAGCACTTTCGCGAGTTTTTGCACTGGGCCGATGGCGGCATTGCCTTGGCGGGCACGGCCACTGAGCAGGCCGTAGGCTTAGGGAAGCCCGTTGTTACCGTTGCGGGAGCAGGGCCTCAGTTTACCCGTCAGTTTGCCCGCCGTCAGCAGCAATTACTCGGAGAATCGGTGATGTTGCTTGAGGAGGCTCAGGCGGCTATTCCCACCCTCACGCACATCTGGCAGGATGCCCGTAAACAACAGCAAGTCCGTGCCAATGGCCAAGCCCGCATGGGACACCCCGGTGCCGCTGCCCGGATTGCCCAAGTGTTGCAACAGCAACTTACGCCGGTACGGACGGAATCGCGCTAG
- a CDS encoding heavy-metal-associated domain-containing protein: MELKLHVPDMACSACRDTITAAIHAIDPAATVQADLQTKGLEIHTTAAEATIRQAIQRAGYTVQEG; encoded by the coding sequence ATGGAACTTAAACTACACGTCCCCGATATGGCCTGTAGTGCCTGTCGCGATACGATTACTGCGGCAATTCACGCCATTGATCCCGCCGCTACGGTGCAGGCCGATCTGCAAACAAAGGGGCTAGAGATTCACACCACCGCTGCTGAGGCCACGATTCGGCAGGCCATTCAGCGGGCCGGCTATACCGTTCAGGAGGGATGA
- a CDS encoding heavy metal translocating P-type ATPase gives MAEVTFMLRGMSCAACANVIATAVRQLPGVVDCQVSFGAAQATVTYEPQQVSWQHIQGAIARAGYGADPCTDTDPLTDVVATEQAHAATARQLQRRLLLAGSATLVLVVGSLPMMLGVGWPWFPTWLHDPWLQLALTTPIQFWSGESFYEGAWKALRYRSATMDTLVALGTSTAYFYSLFATLFPNRLAPQGHPPDVYYEVSAVVITLILLGRLLEHRAKGETSAAIRKLIGLQPKTARVLRDGSEMEVPITAVVVGDIVVVRPGETIPVDGEVVAGASTVDEAMVTGESLPVTKGVGDAVIGATLNQTGSLQVRATRVGQETFLAQIVRLVRQAQGSKAPIQRLADQVTAWFVPAVLAIALVTFIVWYGVVGNLSLALLTTIGVLIIACPCALGLATPTSIMVATGKGAAYGILIKTAASLEQAHRIQCLVLDKTGTLTQGQPTVTDVITDGAPLDMLALVASVEWHSEHPLAAAIVTYAQEQGVRLREVTDFQAIPGSGVVGTVATLPVHIGTQRWFEELGLATAGLQAQALEQQGKTVIWVAIARKVVGLIAIADTVKPEAAAVVGTLQAMGLKVVMLTGDNATTAAAIAHQVGISEVYANVRPDQKAAIIAQLQATGQQVAMVGDGINDAPALAQADVGIAIGTGTDVAIAASDITLISGDLHGIVAAIQLSRATMRNIRQNLFFAFVYNVAGIPIAAGILYPMFGWLLNPMLAGAAMAFSSVSVVTNALRLRHLRLLSPNQPFWPIVMAIKPPSNG, from the coding sequence ATGGCGGAAGTCACGTTTATGCTGCGGGGGATGAGTTGTGCGGCCTGTGCCAACGTGATTGCCACCGCGGTGCGTCAACTGCCGGGCGTGGTCGATTGTCAGGTGAGTTTTGGGGCAGCGCAAGCCACGGTGACCTACGAACCGCAGCAGGTGAGTTGGCAGCACATTCAAGGGGCGATCGCCCGGGCGGGCTATGGAGCAGACCCCTGTACGGATACCGACCCATTGACGGACGTGGTGGCGACGGAGCAGGCTCATGCGGCAACAGCACGGCAATTACAACGCCGTCTCCTGTTGGCGGGAAGCGCCACCTTGGTGCTGGTGGTGGGCAGCCTGCCGATGATGCTGGGGGTCGGGTGGCCATGGTTCCCGACGTGGCTGCACGATCCGTGGCTGCAACTGGCACTCACCACCCCCATTCAATTTTGGAGCGGTGAGTCCTTTTATGAAGGTGCTTGGAAGGCTCTGCGCTACCGTAGCGCCACCATGGATACCCTTGTTGCTTTGGGCACCAGTACGGCCTACTTCTATTCCCTCTTTGCCACGTTGTTTCCCAACAGGTTGGCCCCCCAAGGCCATCCCCCCGACGTGTACTACGAAGTGTCGGCAGTAGTGATTACGCTGATCCTCTTGGGACGATTGCTAGAGCACCGCGCCAAGGGGGAAACCTCGGCGGCAATTCGCAAGCTGATTGGATTGCAGCCGAAGACGGCACGGGTGCTACGGGATGGCAGCGAGATGGAGGTGCCCATCACGGCGGTTGTGGTGGGGGACATTGTGGTGGTGCGTCCGGGGGAGACGATTCCCGTGGATGGGGAGGTGGTGGCCGGTGCTTCGACGGTGGATGAGGCCATGGTCACCGGAGAAAGTTTGCCGGTGACAAAGGGGGTGGGGGATGCGGTGATTGGTGCCACCCTCAATCAAACGGGAAGTTTGCAGGTGCGGGCAACACGGGTGGGTCAGGAGACGTTTCTGGCACAAATTGTTCGCCTCGTACGCCAAGCTCAAGGCTCAAAAGCCCCCATTCAGCGCCTTGCCGATCAGGTGACGGCTTGGTTTGTTCCCGCTGTTCTAGCGATCGCCCTCGTCACGTTTATTGTCTGGTATGGGGTTGTGGGCAACTTATCCTTGGCACTGCTGACGACCATTGGCGTACTGATTATTGCCTGTCCCTGCGCCCTAGGGTTGGCCACCCCCACCTCCATCATGGTGGCCACCGGCAAAGGAGCCGCCTACGGGATCCTGATTAAAACCGCCGCCAGCCTAGAGCAAGCCCACCGCATCCAATGCCTTGTCCTAGACAAAACCGGCACCCTCACCCAAGGGCAACCCACCGTCACCGATGTGATCACAGACGGGGCACCCCTCGATATGCTGGCCTTGGTGGCCTCGGTGGAATGGCACTCCGAGCATCCCCTAGCGGCAGCCATTGTCACCTACGCCCAAGAGCAGGGGGTTCGGCTACGGGAGGTAACGGATTTTCAGGCAATTCCCGGCAGTGGCGTGGTCGGGACGGTAGCCACGCTGCCGGTTCATATTGGCACCCAGCGCTGGTTTGAGGAGTTGGGGCTGGCGACGGCTGGTTTGCAGGCACAGGCACTAGAACAGCAAGGGAAAACGGTCATCTGGGTGGCGATCGCCCGGAAGGTGGTGGGGCTGATTGCCATTGCCGACACAGTCAAACCGGAGGCGGCGGCGGTTGTGGGCACCCTCCAGGCCATGGGACTCAAGGTGGTGATGCTCACCGGAGATAATGCCACCACGGCGGCGGCCATTGCGCACCAAGTCGGAATTAGCGAAGTCTATGCCAATGTGCGTCCGGATCAAAAAGCGGCAATTATCGCTCAACTCCAAGCAACCGGTCAGCAGGTGGCCATGGTGGGCGACGGCATTAACGATGCCCCGGCCCTTGCCCAAGCGGATGTGGGCATTGCCATTGGGACGGGTACCGACGTGGCGATCGCTGCCAGTGACATTACCCTGATCTCCGGTGATCTCCACGGCATTGTGGCGGCCATTCAACTGAGTCGGGCCACGATGCGCAATATCCGCCAGAATCTCTTTTTTGCCTTTGTTTATAACGTGGCGGGGATTCCCATTGCCGCGGGTATTCTCTACCCGATGTTTGGCTGGTTGCTCAATCCCATGCTGGCGGGTGCGGCCATGGCCTTTAGCTCGGTGTCGGTGGTCACGAATGCCCTGCGTTTGCGTCACCTGCGCCTGCTAAGCCCCAATCAGCCTTTTTGGCCTATCGTAATGGCCATTAAGCCGCCGAGTAATGGATAG
- a CDS encoding NAD(P)H-binding protein — protein sequence MYLVTGASGQLGLRVVRRCVSLNLPVRAFVRLTSHYEVIKEWGAEIFIGDLQEPRDIAKALQGVTALICCHGSQLIGRHIQAIDYRATLDLIQAAQEQQVRHVTLVSPLAVMGDRHDSPFLKAKYEAEQALIRSGLNYTIFRSATLMSSLLPLAERFQQTGVYVILGEPQHRLQLMSPEDLARCIVIAAQICDQQVFNVAHPEVLTRQEIADRLGRFFNKRPLVMNLPLGVIDGARQFLGLLNRDLEASIGTLRALLAYESLCPASDIERVQHYFQLPLESLEEFLDRYFSAPDRHR from the coding sequence ATGTACTTAGTAACCGGCGCAAGTGGACAATTGGGACTGCGCGTGGTGCGGCGGTGTGTGTCGCTGAATCTACCAGTACGCGCCTTTGTCCGCCTCACCAGCCACTACGAGGTGATTAAGGAGTGGGGGGCTGAAATTTTCATTGGCGATTTGCAAGAGCCGCGGGATATTGCCAAGGCTCTACAGGGAGTCACTGCCCTAATCTGCTGCCATGGCAGTCAACTGATTGGCCGCCACATTCAAGCCATTGATTACCGCGCCACGCTGGATTTAATTCAAGCGGCGCAGGAGCAGCAGGTGCGCCATGTAACCTTGGTGTCTCCCTTGGCGGTGATGGGCGATCGCCATGATTCGCCATTCCTCAAGGCCAAGTACGAAGCGGAGCAGGCACTGATCCGGAGTGGCCTAAACTACACGATTTTTCGCTCAGCCACCCTCATGTCCAGCTTGCTACCCTTGGCGGAGCGGTTTCAACAAACGGGCGTGTACGTCATTTTGGGGGAGCCACAACATCGGCTGCAATTGATGAGTCCAGAAGACTTGGCCCGCTGTATTGTGATTGCAGCCCAAATCTGCGATCAACAGGTCTTTAACGTTGCTCATCCCGAGGTGTTGACCCGCCAAGAAATTGCGGATCGCCTTGGGCGCTTTTTTAATAAGCGTCCGTTGGTCATGAACTTACCCTTGGGGGTTATTGACGGAGCACGGCAGTTTTTGGGCTTGCTAAACCGCGATCTTGAGGCCAGCATTGGCACCCTGCGTGCCCTGTTGGCCTACGAAAGCTTGTGTCCTGCCAGCGATATTGAGCGGGTGCAACACTATTTTCAACTCCCCCTAGAGTCCCTTGAGGAATTTCTGGATCGTTATTTTTCAGCGCCCGACCGTCATCGATAA
- a CDS encoding Crp/Fnr family transcriptional regulator, translating into MLAVAWHNTYPAGRAILIEDAWGNAVYFILSGWVKVRRLLPNGDFTTLAILGPGDFFGEMAILDQSPRSTDVVALCAAEVLSVPAQKFIHTLRQDPDLHYRMLQLMAQRLRLTNARIELAHQPPAVKLANVLVNLGRRYGQREGASIHTAVIFNVPIKDLADVANISPEEAQQLLEKLIAKGWVKIDAAKHQLQILSLPQLEQLAQQAVG; encoded by the coding sequence ATGCTTGCGGTTGCCTGGCATAATACCTATCCCGCAGGGCGTGCCATTCTCATTGAAGATGCGTGGGGTAATGCCGTTTACTTTATTTTGTCCGGCTGGGTAAAAGTCCGCCGCTTGCTGCCCAATGGGGACTTTACCACCCTTGCCATTCTTGGCCCCGGGGACTTTTTTGGCGAAATGGCTATTTTGGATCAATCTCCCCGCTCCACAGATGTGGTTGCCCTGTGTGCTGCTGAAGTGCTCTCGGTTCCTGCCCAAAAATTTATCCATACCCTGCGCCAAGACCCCGATTTGCACTACCGGATGTTGCAGCTTATGGCACAACGGTTGCGCCTCACCAATGCCCGGATTGAGTTGGCCCATCAACCCCCGGCTGTCAAGCTGGCCAATGTCCTTGTGAACCTTGGTCGCCGCTATGGCCAACGGGAGGGAGCCAGCATCCATACAGCCGTGATTTTTAATGTGCCGATTAAGGATTTGGCGGATGTGGCCAATATCAGCCCCGAAGAAGCGCAACAGCTTCTCGAGAAACTGATAGCCAAAGGTTGGGTTAAAATTGATGCCGCCAAACATCAACTGCAAATTCTGAGCTTACCCCAGCTAGAGCAACTGGCTCAGCAAGCGGTGGGTTAA
- a CDS encoding aspartate aminotransferase family protein → MSPESAVAVPPTTFDTAQFDQVVMTTYGRFPITLVRGEGCRVWDDQGRSYLDFVAGIATCTLGHGHPALVATVTQQIQTLHHVSNLYYIPQQGALAQWLVNHSCGDRVFFCNSGAEANEAAIKLARKYAHTVREIAHPVIITAHASFHGRTLATITATGQPKYQQHFDPLVPGFAYAPYNDFAALAALVELLDEHQPQVAAILLEPLQGEGGVRPGDRHYFEQVRQLCDQKGILLIFDEVQVGIGRTGHLWGYETLGVEPDIFTSAKGLAGGIPIGAMVAKAFCSVFQPGDHASTFGGNPLATAAALTVCETIEQEHLLENVVERGEQLRTGLRTLAEKYPHLIAEVRGWGLINGLELVADAGMNAPEVVKAAISEGLLLVPAGPNVVRFVPPLIVSEAEIEAALAALARVLAQRSSS, encoded by the coding sequence GTGAGTCCAGAGTCTGCTGTTGCCGTTCCGCCCACAACGTTTGATACGGCTCAATTTGACCAAGTGGTAATGACCACCTACGGGCGATTTCCAATCACGCTCGTGCGGGGGGAGGGATGTCGCGTTTGGGATGATCAGGGACGCAGCTATCTTGACTTTGTGGCGGGGATTGCCACCTGTACGCTGGGTCATGGGCATCCGGCTTTAGTGGCAACGGTAACGCAGCAAATTCAAACCTTGCACCACGTCTCTAACCTGTACTACATTCCGCAGCAGGGTGCCCTAGCGCAGTGGCTAGTGAATCACTCCTGTGGCGATCGCGTCTTTTTCTGTAATTCGGGGGCGGAAGCCAACGAAGCGGCTATTAAGCTTGCCCGCAAGTATGCCCACACGGTACGCGAGATTGCCCATCCGGTAATTATTACGGCTCACGCAAGCTTTCACGGTCGTACCCTAGCCACCATTACGGCCACCGGACAGCCGAAGTACCAACAGCATTTTGATCCCCTTGTGCCGGGGTTTGCCTATGCCCCCTACAACGATTTTGCCGCCTTAGCCGCCCTTGTAGAGTTGCTCGATGAACACCAGCCGCAGGTGGCCGCGATTCTGCTTGAGCCATTACAGGGTGAGGGGGGAGTCCGTCCGGGCGATCGCCACTATTTTGAGCAGGTGCGCCAGCTTTGTGATCAAAAGGGCATTCTCTTAATTTTTGATGAAGTGCAGGTGGGTATTGGCCGCACGGGTCACCTTTGGGGCTACGAAACCCTTGGGGTGGAACCGGATATTTTTACCTCAGCAAAAGGATTGGCGGGTGGCATCCCCATTGGTGCCATGGTGGCGAAAGCTTTTTGTAGTGTGTTTCAACCCGGTGACCACGCCAGCACGTTTGGTGGCAATCCCCTTGCGACCGCCGCCGCATTAACCGTGTGCGAAACGATTGAGCAGGAGCATCTTCTTGAGAATGTTGTTGAGCGTGGCGAGCAATTACGCACCGGCCTGCGCACCCTTGCCGAAAAATATCCGCACCTGATTGCCGAGGTGCGCGGCTGGGGCCTGATCAATGGCCTAGAACTGGTGGCGGATGCGGGCATGAACGCCCCAGAGGTCGTCAAAGCAGCCATTAGTGAAGGACTCTTACTGGTTCCGGCAGGTCCCAACGTGGTGCGCTTTGTGCCCCCCTTAATTGTGAGTGAGGCCGAGATTGAGGCCGCCCTTGCCGCCCTCGCGCGAGTGTTGGCTCAACGGTCGTCGAGCTAG
- the ubiE gene encoding bifunctional demethylmenaquinone methyltransferase/2-methoxy-6-polyprenyl-1,4-benzoquinol methylase UbiE: MQEQWREREPPMTDVQALFERIAPLYDRLNDRLSWGLHHVWKQMAVDWLHLEAGAAALDLCCGTGDLSRLLARRVGRHGQVIGLDFAAAPLAIARQRSQSYPQIQWVQGDALAVPYNDETFAAITMGYGLRNVGDIPRALQEMYRLLQVGGRMAILEFSHPTHPALAAFQAWYLQQWVVPTARNYDLAQEYDYLWPSIQAFPQPTTLCRLIQAAGFTDIRHYPLLGGLMAITIGQKG; this comes from the coding sequence GTGCAAGAGCAATGGCGGGAACGCGAGCCTCCGATGACCGATGTGCAAGCACTGTTTGAACGGATTGCCCCCCTCTACGATCGCCTCAACGATCGCCTGAGTTGGGGGTTGCACCACGTCTGGAAACAAATGGCGGTGGACTGGCTCCACCTAGAGGCTGGCGCGGCGGCCTTAGATTTATGCTGTGGCACCGGTGACCTCAGTCGCTTACTGGCACGGCGGGTGGGTCGCCACGGGCAGGTGATTGGCCTAGATTTTGCCGCCGCCCCCCTTGCGATCGCCCGGCAGCGCAGCCAGAGTTACCCGCAAATTCAATGGGTGCAGGGGGATGCCTTGGCCGTTCCCTACAACGATGAAACCTTTGCGGCCATTACGATGGGCTATGGGCTGCGCAACGTTGGCGATATTCCACGAGCGTTGCAGGAAATGTACCGCCTCTTGCAGGTGGGGGGTCGCATGGCCATTCTTGAGTTCAGCCACCCAACCCATCCCGCCCTCGCAGCCTTTCAGGCGTGGTACCTCCAGCAGTGGGTTGTGCCCACCGCCCGCAATTACGATCTGGCGCAAGAGTACGACTATTTGTGGCCGAGCATCCAAGCCTTTCCGCAGCCAACAACCCTCTGCCGTCTGATCCAAGCGGCCGGGTTTACGGACATTCGGCACTATCCATTACTCGGCGGCTTAATGGCCATTACGATAGGCCAAAAAGGCTGA